A region from the Lutra lutra chromosome 1, mLutLut1.2, whole genome shotgun sequence genome encodes:
- the NMNAT3 gene encoding nicotinamide/nicotinic acid mononucleotide adenylyltransferase 3 isoform X2, protein MLRLLTSRAKPATPPGMYQVIGGIISPVNDHYRKQDLVAAHHRVAMARLALQTSDWVRVDPWESEQLQWTETVKVLRHHHSELLRSLPRKEGPDHGRARCTAPTAVPELKLLCGADVLKTFQTPNLWKDAHIQEIVEKFGVVCVSRTGHNPKEYISGSPILHQYRHNIHLAREPVQNELSSTYVRQALSQGHSVKYLLPDAVITYIRDHNLYTRDSSWKGSSTQRSEGKTGWEESTTPQSSS, encoded by the exons GAATGTACCAGGTGATCGGGGGTATCATCTCTCCTGTCAACGACCACTACAGGAAGCAAGACCTTGTGGCTGCCCACCACCGGGTGGCCATGGCCCGGCTGGCCCTGCAGACGTCTGACTGGGTCCGGGTGGACCCCTGGGAGAGCGAGCAGCTGCAGTGGACGGAGACAGTGAAGGTGCTGAG GCATCATCACAGTGAACTGCTCAGATCTCTGCCCCGGAAGGAAGGCCCAGACCACGGCAGGGCTCGCTGCACAGCCCCCACAG CTGTGCCAGAGCTGAAGCTGCTCTGCGGGGCAGACGTCCTGAAGACCTTCCAGACCCCCAACCTCTGGAAAGACGCACACATCCAGGAGATCGTGGAGAAGTTCGGTGTGGTGTGCGTGAGCCGCACAGGTCACAACCCAAAGGAATACATCTCGGGCTCGCCCATCCTGCACCAGTACCGGCACAACATTCACCTGGCCAGGGAGCCCGTGCAGAACGAGCTCAGCTCCACGTATGTCCGGCAGGCCCTGAGCCAGGGGCACAGTGTGAAGTACCTGCTCCCAGATGCCGTCATCACCTACATCAGGGACCACAATCTCTACACCAGGGACAGTTCCTGGAAAGGCAGCAGCACCCAGAGGAGTGAAGGAAAGACAGGCTGGGAAGAGTCCACCACTCCACAGAGCTCCTCCTGA
- the NMNAT3 gene encoding nicotinamide/nicotinic acid mononucleotide adenylyltransferase 3 isoform X3, with protein sequence MYQVIGGIISPVNDHYRKQDLVAAHHRVAMARLALQTSDWVRVDPWESEQLQWTETVKVLRHHHSELLRSLPRKEGPDHGRARCTAPTAVPELKLLCGADVLKTFQTPNLWKDAHIQEIVEKFGVVCVSRTGHNPKEYISGSPILHQYRHNIHLAREPVQNELSSTYVRQALSQGHSVKYLLPDAVITYIRDHNLYTRDSSWKGSSTQRSEGKTGWEESTTPQSSS encoded by the exons ATGTACCAGGTGATCGGGGGTATCATCTCTCCTGTCAACGACCACTACAGGAAGCAAGACCTTGTGGCTGCCCACCACCGGGTGGCCATGGCCCGGCTGGCCCTGCAGACGTCTGACTGGGTCCGGGTGGACCCCTGGGAGAGCGAGCAGCTGCAGTGGACGGAGACAGTGAAGGTGCTGAG GCATCATCACAGTGAACTGCTCAGATCTCTGCCCCGGAAGGAAGGCCCAGACCACGGCAGGGCTCGCTGCACAGCCCCCACAG CTGTGCCAGAGCTGAAGCTGCTCTGCGGGGCAGACGTCCTGAAGACCTTCCAGACCCCCAACCTCTGGAAAGACGCACACATCCAGGAGATCGTGGAGAAGTTCGGTGTGGTGTGCGTGAGCCGCACAGGTCACAACCCAAAGGAATACATCTCGGGCTCGCCCATCCTGCACCAGTACCGGCACAACATTCACCTGGCCAGGGAGCCCGTGCAGAACGAGCTCAGCTCCACGTATGTCCGGCAGGCCCTGAGCCAGGGGCACAGTGTGAAGTACCTGCTCCCAGATGCCGTCATCACCTACATCAGGGACCACAATCTCTACACCAGGGACAGTTCCTGGAAAGGCAGCAGCACCCAGAGGAGTGAAGGAAAGACAGGCTGGGAAGAGTCCACCACTCCACAGAGCTCCTCCTGA